Genomic window (Corticium candelabrum chromosome 3, ooCorCand1.1, whole genome shotgun sequence):
AGGAAAGCCCAAAGGGAATAGACTGGCGGCTGCAAACGATACTAACACGTGATGAAAAGACGTAAACAACATCATATCATCATTGCAAAGGAATTAGCTTATGCAACATAAAGACATACAATAGCAACGTggcttgtttttgtgtacGGGTTATTAGAGTAACCTTTTGTCTACAATTTGTTTTGAAAGCGATAAACACGTCTATACGGGAACTGATACGGGACGTTTCACGCAAAACTTATCAGATTTCATTTGCGTTACAAGTGCTCGTCACAGCAAACGTCGTACCAGTTGGGCAACTTTTTGAAGAAATTTAGAGGTAAGGAATTCGAAGATCTAGGGATAGGCAGAAGCTTACGAAGGTAAAGCTTTACTTATATAACTTGGGTTGCTTGACACGGGATGCACATTCAGCCAAAGTATAGCCGTTAATTAGGAGCGCGTTCGATTGGTCTCTTCCAGATTCTTGcagaagaggctccgtgtgcacgcCCTTCTCCCAAATTCTGCCGCTATAGTGaaaagagccaactctactgACCCTGCTGCTTGTTGGAAAAGCACGGCCCTTTGAAACCTCTAGCAGCTCTGCGCtggaagaagttggaagagggaagtgctcttccagactcttctggaagaggctagctggaagagcccaatcgaacgcgccctaGTTGTATTCTAACGAACGCTCTTCTTTTGTGTCATGCAGTGACTGAGTGCTGTATAGGTTATTCCTTTGACACTCTGGCAATCTAGAGAAGTTGTTTTAGTGTTTGCTGTttatacatgcacatgcgtgtaaTAGATCTCGATGGGTTACTGACAGTATCCTTTTTATTTCAAGTGGCGATTTGGTTTTGTAGTACATTTTCTGTTTGCTAAAATCTTCAAAGTTATTTCTTTATTCTAGTTGAACCAAACATGTGAAAAGTCTGGCTTTAGGCTTTTTTGTAACAGATTTCAAGAGTTGTTACTTGCTGTGACTATCAGCAGTTTTGCCAACGCATGAAATGCAAATTGATTGTGCTAATCAGACCACCTCAAACTGAGGATAGCGTCATTTGTCTCTTGGGAAATGTCACATCCTGTGCCGCTTTGTGTCTCAAATTTGTTATCTTAGGACTTTCAAGTGCTTTTGGTTGTTGCAAGTGCCTTGAAACTTGCTGTGGTATCTAGGTAAGTTGAGCCCAGACAGCAGCAATATGAGCGACACAGGTGGCTCGGAAGGCTTGACCAAAGAAGATCTACAAGAAAAACTCTTCCGCTTAGGATTGCCTTTCAAAGCTGTCCTCAGAATGACTTTAGAAGAATTGCAACGAGAACTAAATAAAATTGAAGATGAGGTTAGTATGTCTACGTACTTTCTGTAACAGAATACAGACGTTTTGTAACGATGAGATTGGGACATGGCGTGACTAAGTATTATATAATCTTTTTGACTCCAGAAACAAAGGGAGCATTCGGATGAGGAGGTTAATGGTATTTTAGCAAATTGTACATGTGAAGACCTGAACAAATTAGTTGAACGGTATGGCGTGAGAGCAGAAAACGTGACAGATGACAAAACGAGGAAAGAAAGAATTagatatcaaatgacaaagaaatttgCTCGCCACGGCTCAACTGCAGAGGTCCACTATATTTATGCCATATACATGCTGGTAACAATTTAGGTAACATTTACTGCATTTTGTAACACAGATGTTAGGAGGTCTTTGGGGCGACATCTGCAAGTTCAAGGGCGCCTGCACTTCGCTTGCTGCTGTTGGGGAAGAACTAGAACGCTTTCTGGAAGACATTAAGCGAGACGAGAAGCTCCGGCATGCTTTGCTACGTGATTACGGTGAAGATGAATTAGATAAAGGAGTTAGAGATGGCTTGGGTCATTTGCGAAAAGGCGAATGTCCAGTTGTTGTCACTGGTAAGTAAGAATATGTACTTCAACACAAGACAATACAGATGTACTTTATCTACTGTTTATGTAGGCGAAACTTCAGCCGGTAAAAGTAGTTTTCTAAACTTGTTGTTGGAAGGAATCTCTCTGGACGGACAACGCCTTGAGCTACCAAAGAGTGAGCAAATGACAACCTCTTGCATTTGTGAGATAAAGCATGGCGAAGAGCGAGAGCTTATAGCACATTACAACAAACCTCGtgagagagaaacagacattGAGATTATTAAAAACCCGACAATAGATCATCTAAACAAAATCTTGAACGTTAAACACAGCGGACAAGCAGGTTCAGCTAATTTTTCGATGTACAAGAAAATTGAGCTTCGTGTTCCTGTAGACTTTCTGAAGGTAAGCAATGACAGTAGATGTCACAAATTGTAAGAAAGGGAATTAAGACGTTATAAGACTATATATTTTTCAGTGCGGAATCGTTCTTGTAGACACTCCTGGTGTCACTGGCGAAACTGAAATGAAAAAATTTGTGTCGGAATATCTGGAACATTCTGTAGCATTCATCTACATCTTGAACACGGCTGTTAATGTTTatcaggtacacacacacacacacacacacacacacacacacacacacacacacacacacacacacacacacaaaaacacacacacacacacacacacacacacacacacacacacacacacacacacacacacacctaaaaggTCCCAAAATCCTAAATGTTAGGAGCTGCCACACAGAGGTCACGCTCCctcagctgttaagctgggctcTGTGCTCTACTCAGGGAACTTTGGGCccgcgctagcaaactcctggagccggtccaggcacttgcaggagcacTGAATTGtaaagccaactgtggtgtgagcacccgaagtctcacaaGGACTCCAGtagctgatgtcacgtcacagacgatggccgcttaggaacCCAGTCAACgactaggtactcatttacactTCTGAGCCGatagaagcaaatgtgtgttagtttcttgcttaatgAAATTCTACCATAGCTCGCAACCACTGTGATTAAACTTCCGACCTGTAAAGATTCCGGATGTAAATAAACTCTCCGTAAGttaactctctaaccaactgagctacacacacacacacacacacacacacacacacacacacacacacacacacacacacacacacacacacacacacacacacacacacacacacacacacacacacacacacacacacacacacacacgcacacacacacacacacacacacacacacacgcgcacacacacacagcgcgCGCACGCGCCACAGCAAAAGACAGGAAGATGTGCAGTCAAGGTTACAATACACTCATTCATAAACATGCCAACAAATATTTATCTGTACGCGTTAATTGAGTGTCCAAGAAtggtttttattaattaatgaaattgtGTTTTTAAGCTTCGTGGCCTTTTTGAGATTGAGTCGAATGCACTAAATCGATACTTTTGTGATGTGCAAAATAACAATTTTCAAAACTGCTAGTTGAGCTTCAAATCGACGAGCATTCTTTGAGGTTcgagtaatttaattaattaattaatgcacaaaTTATCCACTACTCAAAAATTTTCCAATTAAAGTAATAACACCAAGAGAGTGACAAGTATTTCACAAACTTTCGATTTGCCTATAATGACTCACAATAATCACCTATTGCAACCAACCATTTTTAGCTGACATTGACTACACTAATTTAATTTTGGATAACAGATAAATAACGCTTAGGCTTAGAGTTCAAGACAATATCACTGTGTCTTCTTAGAATAGCGGTCTCTTCTAACTACATTGTAGTTAAACATTCTGTCCCTCATTGGTCACCATTTCGTTTGCTCCACCCATATGTGCAATGACCTTGACAGTCGTTCTAACCTTCATAAATTGTTACGTTCGGTAGACAATCTGGCCGAAAACGACTTCAGCAATGGGGTACCGCCGCAAAAAATTATGGATTTGTAAAGTGCAGCTTGTTTTTCTATGGGTTGTGAAACGATGGCTCGGCATACCGCATGATAGATTCCTTTTGGACGTTTACAAACGTGATCAGGATAAAACAAACCCTCTGAGCAAGAAAATTGCTCATTGCGCATGACAAGAACATATAATAGTCAAGAACAAGATTATCTATTTgccaaaaaaattatttattggaCTAGATGGCAATAAATTTTTAACTGGTGGACGTTTTTTAATGGAATTAAGGTATACAATCTAAATCTTACGCATTTGAATATACTTCTTGCTACTTAAAGTTTACAAAGTTTGTTTGCGTACGATATTGAGGAATGGTGGTTGTTCAATATTAGATGAGGGATATACTTGGCACATTTCTGTGCATTCAACAATCAAGGTAATAGTAATATAGAAATAGATCACGAATTCGTGCACGGATCATTGAGAACGCAACTCCTGCTAACAAGCAATTTTATTCTAGTAGTGCAAACTTGCATTGATCTAGTCAATTGAAAAACAGACTATTTTGAAAACTTCAGTACAACACGTAACTTACCTGTTGTTCCTGTACGCGTACGAGTCGGCAAGGCACTGAGATTGGCTCACTTTTGTCTTCAAGATGCATTTTTCTTCTATTGTGAGTGTTATCCGTCGTCCGTATATTCATGTTTGATTTCTCTAATTTTCATGAGATGATCAAGTTCGTAAGTCTAACTGGTCGAATCCGTTTTTCTGCAGGCTTGACAAAAGCTTTAGTGTAACATCCCGACCACCAAAATTGAGCACATTGTCACTAAGAAAAGACCTAGTCGTGAAAGACGACACAGAAGCCATCAATTCATCACAGTCTACATAGACGACTCTCGAGCTTCCATTTCAAATCACTGAAAAAGAAGATTTGTTACTGTATAGCGGTATTCTATATCTATTGTGTATACATTCCAACTCTGGTACATATCTATACTATATACCCTTACACTCTTCCTTCTTTACCAAAAACAGGAGTTCTCTTACTCTATGCTAGCACAACATATAATCTGCTAAATATGCTGGCATTTTAGCTATTCTACCACTACTTTACTGAGTCTGTTTAGGACTGGCCTGCTGctgttgtacatgtgttctTTCTTGACTTGGTGTTCTTGTCAATGGCAAGCCTACTCCTGTCATGCCTTTACCAGTCACTTGGCTCAGCTTCTACTGACTTTTAACTGTGTTCTGTTTCATTTGTCTCgaattttttctgtttttaatCAATTTGGTACCTTTTGTTGTCTTTAATTCATATGATCTTGGTCCTATTTGTTTTGTCACTGTTGCCTTTTGCCACTCTTTGCCATGACTAAAGGGTTCAATCATCACCCTGGCTTCTGCTTGCAACTCTCTCAAATTCTTGGCAGTCCTAGTCATAGATTTTATGTTTCCTTTTGTTCCTTTGTATATTGGCCATGTCATCCTGAATGTGTCTCTTGAGAAGATTTTCTGTTGTTGGCAAGAATCCCTTTGTTCGTCTGCTCATCATTCTTTGAGCTAGACTCGATTCCATTCCTTCTGTGGTGGTATTATGATATTCAAGTAGTGCTGCCCAGGGTTCTCTGCCAGACTTTTTTGCTTTTCTCATGATAGTTTCATAATTTTAACAGCATTTTCCGCTTTCCCGTTACTTTGATGATGTCCAGGACTAGacatgttgtgttgaaatTCCCATGCTTTGGCAACATCCTAAAATTCATTTGAGGTGTATTGCGGTCCACGATCTGTGATCAGAGTGTCTGGTATTTCCATATTGGGCAAATTGCTTTTTCATGGCCCTGATGACTGCTGTTGTGATTCTTGCTGTAAGTATTTCAACTTCAATGAAGAAACTGTAGTAGTCCAATAAGACTAAATAATGATGATCCTTCATTTCAAACAAATCGCTGCCGACTTTTGACTTGAACTTTGACTCTGCCGACTTTGACTTTGAACTTGAAAAAGTATTGCCCCCTTAATGGGTAAAAAGTGCGTAGCCAGAACTCGCTTACTTGGTTCTGTTGAAAGAGTTAGGCGTCGCTGAAAACAGTTGTTAACATAGAATTTGCAAATTTGAATGTCATTATACGCGTTACAGCCTACTAACCTACTAAATTCTCCGCGAAATGTCTCTTGTCTGCAACCCAAACTACGAACGGGCTAACTACGAACGGGCtaactaaacaacaacaaaaatgaaacGCAGCAAAGTTTATTCCGTTGCTCCTTGACTTCCAACTCTTAAGCTCCCCTCCTGGAAGAGGCGAAAGAGTCTTTCGACACCTCTGACCACTTTTCTAACACCTCCTCCGAATATAAAAAACGAAGCAGAatctcttcttcctcttcagaagaggcagaagacaataaagaaacgcgcccctACAGAGGCGTTACGAGAGAAGGCGTAGACAACAACCGTGTACCACAACATTGACGACGAAGACACATTTTCCTTTCAAATAATTTTCGATTCTTTGTATTAGCCTACGACAACAACCATGATGATCGCACTTGCGCCGCCCGGTGACCTCCACCTTTTTTGCCACCGCCGCCGCCGCTGTCGGCAGCAAACGTCGTCGTCGCCAACGACGAGCCATCTTATGCGAAAAGGCGGTGATGGCAGTGCTGCTGAAAAACATTATCGTTGTTGTCGCATTAGGAATGACATTGTTGGGATAAAGAAAGCGGCTTCGTCTTTATTGTTGTGGagg
Coding sequences:
- the LOC134177213 gene encoding dynamin-like protein 1 — encoded protein: MSDTGGSEGLTKEDLQEKLFRLGLPFKAVLRMTLEELQRELNKIEDEKQREHSDEEVNGILANCTCEDLNKLVERYGVRAENVTDDKTRKERIRYQMTKKFARHGSTAEMLGGLWGDICKFKGACTSLAAVGEELERFLEDIKRDEKLRHALLRDYGEDELDKGVRDGLGHLRKGECPVVVTGETSAGKSSFLNLLLEGISLDGQRLELPKSEQMTTSCICEIKHGEERELIAHYNKPRERETDIEIIKNPTIDHLNKILNVKHSGQAGSANFSMYKKIELRVPVDFLKCGIVLVDTPGVTGETEMKKFVSEYLEHSVAFIYILNTAVNVYQA